Proteins encoded in a region of the Salinicoccus sp. RF5 genome:
- a CDS encoding ComEA family DNA-binding protein has product MDIRAIWEKYKFWIAGGGVLMLVAAAFALLSADEGVEVMAYEPESSIEEPSLEEMTTEAATIFVEVKGAVKYPGVFELPPDARVKNVLEMAQLEADADLLTVNQSMKLVDEMVIYVPVVGEAVEADVPVTESPATADDGEKVNINTAGVEELVTLNGIGEKKAQLFIDYREEHGLFMKLEDIKNIPGIGDKTFESLEPYITID; this is encoded by the coding sequence ATGGATATCAGAGCAATATGGGAGAAGTACAAATTTTGGATTGCCGGCGGTGGCGTCCTGATGCTGGTGGCTGCAGCCTTTGCCCTGCTTTCCGCCGATGAGGGTGTGGAGGTGATGGCCTATGAGCCGGAATCCTCCATTGAAGAGCCCTCCCTGGAGGAGATGACGACGGAAGCGGCGACCATTTTTGTGGAAGTGAAGGGTGCGGTGAAGTATCCGGGGGTATTTGAGCTGCCGCCTGATGCCAGGGTCAAGAATGTGCTGGAGATGGCCCAGCTTGAGGCCGATGCAGACCTCCTCACCGTCAACCAGTCCATGAAGCTTGTGGACGAGATGGTGATCTACGTACCTGTGGTTGGAGAGGCCGTGGAGGCGGATGTCCCCGTGACCGAAAGCCCCGCGACCGCCGATGACGGCGAAAAGGTGAACATCAACACCGCTGGGGTGGAGGAGCTCGTGACATTGAACGGCATCGGAGAGAAGAAGGCACAGCTCTTCATCGATTATCGGGAGGAGCACGGATTGTTCATGAAACTTGAAGACATCAAGAACATACCCGGCATCGGCGATAAAACATTTGAAAGTCTGGAACCTTATATTACAATAGACTAA
- a CDS encoding class I SAM-dependent methyltransferase, with protein MLKSRPVYQLFSHYYDELTYDMPYGLWLDIIRQFKGGRRTVLDIGCGTGRLTAQLPFDEIIGMDQSDMMIDVARQESGGNVSYVQGDMKDFDLGRQFDMVTATVDVLNYCQDEGEILAVLENVYNHLTPGGFFIFDIHSVFKMTNDFNDVTYSDETDHITYIWNAIKGEAPLSVIHDMTFFIKEEETSDLYRKVQETHAQRTYTHKDMLQLIDRSGFIIDTAFSDFDAENAVTEVCDRVFYILKKKQR; from the coding sequence GTGTTGAAGTCTAGACCCGTCTATCAGCTGTTCAGCCACTATTATGATGAACTGACATATGATATGCCCTATGGACTGTGGCTCGACATCATCCGCCAATTCAAGGGTGGTCGCCGGACGGTACTCGACATCGGCTGCGGGACGGGCAGATTGACGGCCCAGCTGCCATTCGATGAAATCATCGGCATGGATCAGTCGGATATGATGATCGATGTGGCGAGGCAGGAAAGCGGAGGGAATGTCTCGTATGTTCAGGGCGACATGAAGGATTTCGATCTCGGCAGACAGTTTGATATGGTGACGGCGACCGTCGACGTCCTCAACTATTGCCAGGACGAAGGTGAGATTCTGGCAGTTCTTGAGAATGTCTACAACCACCTGACCCCCGGGGGCTTCTTCATATTCGACATCCACAGCGTCTTCAAGATGACGAACGACTTCAACGATGTGACATACAGTGATGAAACGGATCACATCACCTATATATGGAATGCCATAAAAGGGGAGGCGCCCCTTTCCGTCATCCACGATATGACCTTTTTCATAAAGGAGGAGGAAACATCCGACCTTTACCGTAAAGTGCAGGAAACACATGCCCAGCGGACTTATACGCACAAGGACATGCTCCAGCTCATCGACAGGTCCGGATTCATCATCGATACCGCATTCAGTGATTTTGATGCCGAGAATGCAGTGACAGAAGTGTGTGATAGGGTATTCTATATATTGAAGAAGAAACAGCGATGA
- the rsfS gene encoding ribosome silencing factor has product MDTEHLVNMLIEACDNKRAEEIMKFDVSDTSSVTDCYLICHGNSDRQVQAIADEVMDVCKENDLDYLVEGYKDAKWILLDVNNVVVHVFHKPEREYYNLERLFKHGERVEV; this is encoded by the coding sequence ATGGATACGGAACACCTTGTCAATATGCTGATTGAAGCATGTGATAATAAACGTGCAGAAGAAATCATGAAATTTGATGTAAGTGATACGAGCAGTGTCACGGACTGCTACCTGATCTGCCACGGGAATTCGGACAGGCAGGTGCAGGCGATTGCAGATGAAGTCATGGATGTCTGCAAGGAGAATGATCTGGATTATCTCGTTGAAGGATATAAGGATGCAAAATGGATCCTTCTTGATGTCAATAACGTGGTTGTACATGTCTTCCACAAGCCTGAACGTGAATACTATAACCTTGAACGCCTGTTCAAACACGGTGAGCGTGTTGAAGTCTAG